The DNA window CTTTCCCCGGCGTGTCCAGCTCGTGCTGGTGATGGGTGTGCTTGATCGTTCCCACCCGCTTGCCGGCCGCCGTCAACCAGGCGACCAGGTCGACCACCAGCGTCGTTTTGCCGCTGTTCTTCCGGCCAATAATGTGCAGGCGTTTCATCAGGCTCCCTCCGCAACGGGCCAGCCAGCGGGCGTCATGACCAGGCGACGCTATTCGTCGACGGCGATCTTCATAATCACCTTGGCCGCCAGACCTTCGCCGCCCAGCGTGGCGTGGGCGTCGTCGGGATAGAACACCACAAACGCCCCGACCGGCACGTGCACCCAGGTATCGGGGCGATCAAAAAAGAAGCCCATATCTTTGTCGGCGTCGTACGGTTCCGACACGCGGGTGCAGTCGGCCAGCGGGCTCCAGCCGATGAGCTCTTTCCCCTCGAAGATGTACTGGATATCGATGTACTTGCGATGCGATTCCAGCAGCGACTTTTCTTTGCCAATGCCGTTGGCCCGGGAGACGACCGCATACAGCTGATCGCCGTCGATCTCGTGCCGGCCGTCTTCCAGCTTCTCCCAGTCGGCCGCCCTGATCCAGGCAAAGGCGTCGGCAAACCGCTTGTGTACGCTGGCATAGCGATCGGCGTGTTCAATTCGATCAAGAATCATCAGTTGTCCATCCCAGACAGAAGGAAACAAAGCAAAGTAGCCGCCGCCGGCTGCTGGCGGAGGCAGCGGTTATCGTTATCGATCAGGACGCCGCGCTCAAGAGGCTTGCACGGTAATCGTGTCGTACACTGAAGCGACGCCCTGGCCCCGCGTGCATCGCCGCACCGGCTGCAGCAGTCGGCCCAACCGGCCGTTCCGAAGCGCCGGACGCCCGGAAACGCTGGCGCAGGGCGACCTGGGGCTCGTCACGCCGGACGTGGCCTGTGGTACATTCTGGGAGTCGCAACGCCCCTTCGGGAATAGACGGCCCTACTCACGATCCAGACTTGATAAGGGATGTTCGTATGGGATCGCAGGAAAGCAGACATCGGGATCGGGCTGCCTGGCTCGTACTGGCGGCCGGACTGGTCGCCTGTTGCGGTTGCCAGTCCAGCAGGGCGGACGACGAAAAGAAGTCCCCGCGGCCGGTCACCGTGCTGGAGCTGCGCGAGACGAACCCGCTCAGCCGGGAGTTCGTCGGTGGTTCGGTCGCCTCGTGGAAAACTGAAGAGATCGGCTTCGAGGTCGCCGGCCGGGTGCAGTTCGTCGCCGAGCTGGATGTCAACGTCGATGGCCGCCTTTACCATCCCGACGGCCAGATCCAGCAAAAGGGCGATCTGATCGCCCGGATTGATCCCTATCGTTACGAGCTGCAGGTCGCAAGCGCTAAAGCCCGGATCAAAACGGCCGAAGAGCAAAAACGGGCCGCCACCATCGAGGCCGAGAAAGCCATTCCGGCCCAGGGCCGGGCCGCCGAGACCAGCGTGCGCGTCGCCCTGAGCGAGCTGGAGCGGCGCCGCCCGCTGCTGGAACGCGGCACCATTTCCCAGGAAGACTTCGACCGGGCCCAGGCCGCCTGGGAACAGGCCACGGCCGAAGTCGCCCAGCTGGACGCCCAGCAAGACGCCAAACGGGCCGAGATCGCTTCCTTCGACGCCCAGATCCAGGAGCTGCAGGAAGCCCTGTCGCAAGCCGAGCGCGACAGGGAAGAATGCCAGCTGTACGCCCCCTACGACGGGCAGATCGCCCAGGTCCATGTGATCCCCGGGGCCTACGTCGAACGCGGCCAGGCGGTCGTCACCCTGCAGATGATGGACCCGATCACCGTCGAGGTGGAAGCCTCGGCCGCCACGACCCGCCGCCTGAAGCACGACGACATGGTCCCCTTTTATACGGCCCGCGCCGACGGCGGCCTGGAGCGCCGGATGGCCAGCGTCTACTCGATCGACCCCACGGCCGATCCCCAAACGCGCACCTTCACCATCACCCTGATCGTTCTCAACCAGGTCATCTCCGCCAGCCAGAAAGCAACCGCGACGGGCGAATCGACACCCGTCGTGGCGCAAACCACCGACCTCCGCCGCGTGATTCCCCACAAACTGGGCGGCCGCAATTATTTATTCATGGAGGAGAAAGCCCTCCAGCAGGACGCCGACGGCTACTTCATCTGGAAGGTGCTCAATCGCGACATGAACACGCTCAGCAGCGATTCCGATCCGATGCTGCAGGTGAAAAAAGTGCGACTGACCCCCGGCGACCAGCGAGCTTCTTTCCTCGGCATGTGGAACTTCCGCAATGTGGAAGTCGACCCAAAGGAATTCAACTTCCTGACAGATCTGGCCACCGGCCTGGTCGTATATCCCCAGGGCGTCGACGCCGCGACCTTCCAGGGCGACCGCATCCTGCTGAACCGGGAACGCTGGCTGTTGCGACCGGGCGATCTGGTCAAAGTCGACCTGACCGAAGGCGCCCAGGCCGGACTGTACGTGCCGGAGAGTGCGATCCTGTCCCTGCAGGACCGGCAGTACCTGTTTGTCGTGCAGTCGACCGACAAGGGCTCCCGGGTGCGGCGCGTTCCGATCCGCGTTTTTGAAGCGGTGGATACGCTCCGCCGGGTGGAAGGAATCGAAGACGACGCAATCCGGCCCGGCGTACAGGTCGCCGCCTCGGGGGCCCTTTTTCTATCCGACGGCGAGGCCGTCAACGTGGTGGAAGTTTTGGAGCAAGGCCAGTGAATTTCGCCGCGTTTTCATTGCAACGTCAACCAATTGTGTTAACCCTGGTCGGCATGCTGATGGTCTGGGGCGTCTATTCGGTCGTCACCATGCCGCGGCGGGAAGACCCGGAATTTACCATCCGCACCTGCGCGGTCTCGACCCAGTGGCCCGGCGCTCCGGCGGAAAAAGTCGAAGAGCTGATCACCAAACCGCTGGAAGAAGCGATCGACAGCATCGAAGAGGTGAAAGAGGTCTACTCAACCACCATCAACGGCCTGTCCACGATCTATGTCGATGCGGAAGACACCGTCTCGCCGGATCGGATCGACAATGTATGGGACAAAGTGCGGGCCCGGGTGCAACTGGTCAAAATGCCGGCGTCCAATCTGGAGCCGCGGGTCAACGATGAATTTGGCGATACGGCCGTGATTCTGTTCGCCGTGCACCAGAAGCCCATGCCCGATGTGGGCAAGATTTCTGACGAGCACCGTTACAGCTATCGCCAGCTGGATCAGATCTCGGAACGGATCAAGGACGAGCTCCGCCTGATCGACGGCGTCGCCAAAAGCGAACAGTACGGCGTGCGCGAAGAAGCCATCTATGTGGAGACCGACGCCGCCACCTGGTCGCAACTGTCGCTCACCAGCGATTCGCTTCAGCAGTTGCTGGCTTCGCGAAACATTGTCGCCGCAGGCGGCCTGATCGATACGCCCGACGGTCGCTACACGCTGACGCCCGGCGGCGATCTGAACGCCGTGAACGAGATTAACTCGCTGATCACGGGCTTCGCCGAAAATAACGGCAAACGCCGGCCCGTGTATCTCAAAGACATGGGGATGGAGGTCGTCCGCGATTACGAAGACCCGCCCCGGCTGATCTGTCGTTACGGCGATGCGGAAGCCTCGGAGACTGCCGTGATTGTCGCCCTGACGATGAAGTCGGGCGCCAACATCATCGACATTTGTGAGCAGGCCAAACGGCGCGTTGTTGAGCTGCAGGAGATCGAGCAGGCCGTGCCGCCCGATATTGCGATCGATCTGGTGTCGGACCAGTCGGCGAACGTCGGCGCCAAAATCGCCGATG is part of the Lignipirellula cremea genome and encodes:
- a CDS encoding YhcH/YjgK/YiaL family protein, giving the protein MILDRIEHADRYASVHKRFADAFAWIRAADWEKLEDGRHEIDGDQLYAVVSRANGIGKEKSLLESHRKYIDIQYIFEGKELIGWSPLADCTRVSEPYDADKDMGFFFDRPDTWVHVPVGAFVVFYPDDAHATLGGEGLAAKVIMKIAVDE
- a CDS encoding efflux RND transporter periplasmic adaptor subunit, producing the protein MGSQESRHRDRAAWLVLAAGLVACCGCQSSRADDEKKSPRPVTVLELRETNPLSREFVGGSVASWKTEEIGFEVAGRVQFVAELDVNVDGRLYHPDGQIQQKGDLIARIDPYRYELQVASAKARIKTAEEQKRAATIEAEKAIPAQGRAAETSVRVALSELERRRPLLERGTISQEDFDRAQAAWEQATAEVAQLDAQQDAKRAEIASFDAQIQELQEALSQAERDREECQLYAPYDGQIAQVHVIPGAYVERGQAVVTLQMMDPITVEVEASAATTRRLKHDDMVPFYTARADGGLERRMASVYSIDPTADPQTRTFTITLIVLNQVISASQKATATGESTPVVAQTTDLRRVIPHKLGGRNYLFMEEKALQQDADGYFIWKVLNRDMNTLSSDSDPMLQVKKVRLTPGDQRASFLGMWNFRNVEVDPKEFNFLTDLATGLVVYPQGVDAATFQGDRILLNRERWLLRPGDLVKVDLTEGAQAGLYVPESAILSLQDRQYLFVVQSTDKGSRVRRVPIRVFEAVDTLRRVEGIEDDAIRPGVQVAASGALFLSDGEAVNVVEVLEQGQ